Part of the Syntrophorhabdales bacterium genome is shown below.
GCTAATTCCAGAATGTTAAAGCAACATCCAGAAGGAGCACCCCATGCATGATGCGGAGAAACTGAACATAACCAAGAGCCTCGAGCTGTTTGAAGAAGCAAAGAAACTGGTCCCCGGCGGCGTCCTCGGTGCCCGTAAACCGAGCGACTTCATCCAGGGAGAGTATCCGATCTTTCTTGAATTCGGCAAAGGCGCGCACCTGATCGACGTTGACGGGAACGAGTTTATCGACTTCCTCTGCGGGTACGGGCCCATCATTCTCGGCTACCGGGAAGACGAGGTCGACGATGCGGTCATCAGCCAGATAAAAGAGAAGGGGTTCTGCTTCACCCTAACTCAGCCCTATCAGAACTATCTGGCGCAGAGGCTCACACAGCTGGTGCCCTGCTCCGAGATGAGCATCTTTCTGAAAACCGGTTCTGATGCGACCACTGCGAGCATCCGCATTGCGAGGGCCTACACCAACAGGATCAAGGTCATGCGCTGCGGCTATCACGGCTGGCACGATTGGTCCGTCGAGATGAAGGGAGGTATCCCCGCGAAGCTCTATGAGGATGTCTATGAGTTCCGGTACAATAATCTGGATCAACTGAAAGAGCTGATGCGCGTCCACGGCAGAGAGACTGCTGCTATCATCATGACGCCCTTCGGCCATCCCAACCACATGAAGATGGAAGAGCCACAAGCGGGATTCCTGGAGGGCGTACGCGCTTTAGCTGACGAGTACGGCGCCGTGCTGGTCTACGATGAGATACGCACCAATTTCAGGCTCAGCATGGGTGGTGCGCAGCAGCTCTACGGCGTTACCCCCGATCTCTCCGTCCTGGGCAAAGGCATGGCAAACGGCTATGCTATCA
Proteins encoded:
- a CDS encoding aminotransferase class III-fold pyridoxal phosphate-dependent enzyme, whose protein sequence is MHDAEKLNITKSLELFEEAKKLVPGGVLGARKPSDFIQGEYPIFLEFGKGAHLIDVDGNEFIDFLCGYGPIILGYREDEVDDAVISQIKEKGFCFTLTQPYQNYLAQRLTQLVPCSEMSIFLKTGSDATTASIRIARAYTNRIKVMRCGYHGWHDWSVEMKGGIPAKLYEDVYEFRYNNLDQLKELMRVHGRETAAIIMTPFGHPNHMKMEEPQAGFLEGVRALADEYGAVLVYDEIRTNFRLSMGGAQQLYGVTPDLSVLGKGMANGYAISAVTGKEKVMMAAASKLFISSTFFPNSDGYVAALKTLEILERDKVIGHIWEKGGRFFKRIRSLIGKHASAGAELTGVAPMFYITFAKDAADTHRARRDDFYTQLIRRGIFLHPHHHGYICYRHTEEDLERTLAAIDECLGYVAEKYKA